One part of the Phoenix dactylifera cultivar Barhee BC4 chromosome 4, palm_55x_up_171113_PBpolish2nd_filt_p, whole genome shotgun sequence genome encodes these proteins:
- the LOC103711161 gene encoding receptor-like serine/threonine-protein kinase ALE2 isoform X9, with the protein MPVAVPPTDSSSNLYPVNYSHPKGPAVSPAPTTPPANYGRYGMPVPVPPKDISSPLSPQNYSHKNGSFPVISPAPHEAGRPSYSIDSPFASHPQPPVQRIFHSTAPAPVVSFRQLTTRQRTGSPASAPSPQSRNPASSNPPAVLPKHNREHHAPLPYIQGPVQSPVLSPLASTSGKPRAPQLQPFHSLPPPPPRHSSPKNHAHPKKPAVSPAPATPPANYGRYGMPVPAPPKDISSPLIPKNYSHTKGSFPVISPAPHEAGRPSYSVHSPFASHPQPPIQRIFRSPAPAPVVSFRQPIGRQRTGSPSSAPPQSRNPASSNPPAVLPKHNREHHAPLPYIQGPVQSPVLSPSTSASGKPRAPQLQPFHSLPPPPPRHSSPIKHAHPKISPAPATPPANYGRYSMPVPAPPKDISSPLSPKNYSHTKGSFPVISPAPHESGRPSYPVHSPFASHPQPPVQRIFHSPAPAPVVSFHQPTARQRTGSPASAPSPQSRNPAPSHSPTVLPKHSREHHAPPPYLQGPSVSQVPFHSAGPIQSPVLSPSASASGKPRASQLQPFHSLPPPPPNQDCTTPLSCPEPFTSSPPGSSCACVMPIRVGLRLSIALFTFFPLVSELAQEIASGVFMKQSQVRIMGANATTEEYDKTIVLIDLVPLGGKFDSTTAFSVYEKFWDKQVFINPSFFGDYDVLYVIYPGLPPSPPMAPGSDNGAYGNDNNRTIHPLAADVRKQKQKQNGTVIAIIVLSAVIALVLCAGAAWVFLLKHRELSHLPIITPQMSLPPFSKASVAGGVPTRPGSRPGSASASFNSSIATCAGSAKTFSLAEMERATSKFNDSRIIGEGGFGRVYEGTLEDTRRVAIKVLKRDDQQGSREFLAEVEMLSRLHHRNLVKLIGICTEEHIRCLVYELVPNGSVESHLYGADKQSAPLDWNARLKIALGAARGLAYLHEDSSPRVIHRDFKASNILLEDDLTPKVSDFGLARTALDEGNGHISTRVMGTFGYVAPEYAMTGHLLVKSDVYSYGVVLLELLTGRKPVDMLRPPGQENLVTWARPLLTSKDGLETIVDPSLGTIPFDRVAKVAAIASMCVQPEVDQRPFMGEVVQALKLVCNEGNEYRGSGSFSQEEISTQDTEERISTVLDLELERVISASDIFSTSARFTRDVSGSFRRYSRSGPLRTSRSWQSWHRARGLSSGSASERRKVGTGLENGD; encoded by the exons ATGCCGGTTGCTGTACCTCCAACAGATTCATCCAGCAATTTATACCCTGTAAACTATTCACATCCAAAAg GGCCTGCTGTTTCTCCAGCACCCACCACACCTCCTGCTAACTATGGGAGATATGGCATGCCAGTTCCTGTACCGCCAAAAGATATATCCAGCCCTTTATCCCCCCAAAATTATTCGCACAAAAATG GCTCTTTTCCTGTTATAAGCCCTGCTCCACATGAGGCTGGTAGACCCTCATATTCAATAGATTCTCCTTTCGCTTCACATCCCCAACCTCCAGTGCAAAGAATATTTCACAGCACTGCACCAGCACCTGTAGTTTCATTTCGCCAGCTGACAACTAGGCAAAGAACCGGAAGCCCTGCATCTGCTCCTTCTCCACAATCCCGTAATCCAG CTTCTTCAAATCCTCCAGCAGTACTCCCAAAGCATAATAGAGAGCATCATGCTCCACTACCCTATATCCAAG GGCCTGTCCAATCTCCTGTACTTTCTCCTTTGGCATCTACCTCAGGAAAGCCACGGGCACCACAACTTCAACCTTTCCATTCATTACCACCTCCACCGCCTAGACATTCATCCCCTAAAAACCATGCACATCCAAAAA AGCCTGCTGTTTCTCCAGCACCCGCGACACCTCCTGCCAACTATGGGAGATATGGCATGCCAGTTCCTGCACCACCAAAAGATATATCCAGTCCTTTAATCCCCAAAAATTATTCGCACACAAAAG GCTCTTTTCCTGTTATAAGCCCTGCTCCACATGAGGCTGGTAGACCCTCATATTCAGTACATTCTCCTTTCGCTTCACATCCCCAACCTCCAATACAAAGAATATTTCGCAGCCCTGCACCAGCACCTGTAGTTTCATTTCGCCAGCCGATAGGTAGGCAAAGAACCGGAAGCCCTTCATCTGCTCCTCCACAATCCCGTAATCCAG CTTCTTCAAATCCTCCAGCAGTACTCCCAAAGCATAATCGAGAGCATCATGCTCCACTACCCTATATTCAAG GGCCTGTTCAATCTCCTGTACTTTCTCCTTCGACATCTGCCTCAGGAAAGCCACGAGCACCACAGCTTCAACCTTTCCATTCATTACCACCTCCACCGCCTAGACATTCATCCCCTATAAAGCATGCACATCCAAAAA TTTCTCCAGCACCCGCCACACCTCCTGCCAACTATGGGAGATATAGCATGCCAGTTCCTGCACCACCAAAAGATATATCCAGTCCTTTATCCCCCAAAAATTATTCGCACACAAAAG GCTCTTTTCCTGTTATAAGCCCTGCTCCACATGAGTCTGGTAGACCCTCATATCCAGTACATTCTCCTTTCGCTTCACATCCCCAACCTCCAGTACAAAGAATATTTCACAGCCCTGCACCAGCACCTGTAGTTTCATTTCACCAGCCAACGGCTAGGCAAAGAACTGGAAGCCCTGCATCTGCTCCTTCTCCACAATCCCGTAATCCAG CTCCTTCACATTCTCCAACAGTACTCCCAAAGCATAGTCGAGAGCATCATGCTCCACCACCTTATCTTCAAG gcCCTTCAGTTTCCCAAGTTCCTTTTCATTCAGCAG GGCCTATTCAATCTCCTGTACTTTCTCCTTCTGCGTCTGCCTCTGGAAAGCCAAGGGCATCACAACTTCAACCTTTCCATTCATTACCACCTCCACCACCTAATCAAG ACTGTACAACCCCGTTATCTTGCCCAGAGCCTTTTACAAGTAGCCCTCCAGGATCATCATGTGCTTGTGTGATGCCGATAAGAGTTGGACTTCGTCTAAGCATTGCACTATTCACATTCTTCCCTTTAGTCTCTGAGCTTGCCCAAGAAATTGCATCTGGGGTTTTCATGAAACAAAGTCAGGTCCGCATCATGGGAGCAAATGCTACGACTGAGGAATATGACAAAACTATTGTGCTCATTGACCTGGTGCCTCTCGGAGGCAAATTCGATAGCACTACAGCATTTTCAGTCTATGAGAAGTTCTGGGACAAGCAGGTTTTCATAAACCCCTCATTTTTTGGGGATTATGATGTATTATATGTTATCTATCCAG GGCTTCCTCCATCACCACCTATGGCACCTGGAAGTGATAATGGGGCTTATGGTAATGACAATAATAGGACGATACATCCTCTTGCAGCTGATGTCAGAAAGCAAAAGCAAAAACAAAATGGCACTGTGATAGCTATCATAGTTCTTTCAGCTGTTATAGCATTGGTATTATGTGCTGGAGCGGCATGGGTTTTCTTGTTGAAACATAGAGAACTTTCTCATTTGCCAATAATAACCCCACAGATGTCACTACCTCCATTTTCAAAGGCATCAG TTGCAGGGGGTGTACCTACAAGACCTGGAAGTAGGCCCGGTTCTGCCTCAGCATCCTTCAACTCTAGCATTGCAACATGTGCAGGATCAGCAAAAACATTCAGCCTAGCTGAGATGGAAAGAGCTACAAGCAAATTTAATGATTCAAGAATTATTGGTGAAGGTGGTTTCGGACGCGTGTATGAAGGTACTCTTGAAGATACAAGAAGAGTGGCCATCAAGGTGCTCAAGAGAGATGATCAGCAGGGTAGCCGAGAATTCTTGGCCGAGGTTGAGATGCTGAGCCGCTTGCATCACAGAAACTTGGTAAAGTTGATTGGTATATGCACAGAGGAGCATATCCGCTGTCTGGTCTATGAACTTGTTCCAAATGGTAGCGTGGAATCTCATCTTTATG GAGCAGACAAGCAAAGTGCTCCACTTGATTGGAATGCCAGGCTGAAGATTGCGCTTGGTGCTGCTCGAGGTCTAGCATATCTGCATGAAGATTCAAGCCCTCGTGTCATACATCGTGATTTCAAAGCCAGCAACATCTTGTTGGAAGACGACCTCACTCCCAAAGTGTCTGATTTTGGCCTGGCCAGAACAGCTCTAGATGAGGGAAATGGGCACATTTCAACACGCGTCATGGGAACTTTCGG ttatgtAGCTCCAGAATATGCAATGACGGGGCATCTCCTTGTCAAGAGCGATGTTTACAGCTATGGTGTTGTCCTCCTCGAGCTCCTAACAGGAAGGAAGCCAGTGGACATGCTGCGACCTCCAGGGCAAGAAAATTTAGTGACATGGGCTCGTCCACTTCTTACTAGTAAGGATGGATTGGAGACTATCGTAGATCCATCTCTTGGCACCATTCCATTTGATAGAGTCGCAAAGGTAGCAGCCATTGCTTCAATGTGCGTTCAGCCTGAAGTAGATCAGCGTCCATTTATGGGCGAGGTAGTTCAAGCCTTAAAATTGGTCTGCAATGAGGGCAATGAATATAGAGGATCAGGAAGCTTCAGCCAGGAGGAGATATCTACACAGGATACAGAAGAAAGGATCAGTACAGTGTTGGATCTGGAGCTGGAGAGGGTGATATCAGCATCCGATATATTCAGTACTTCAGCGAGGTTTACAAGGGATGTTTCTGGATCTTTCCGGAGGTATTCAAGGTCGGGCCCTCTTAGAACAAGTAGAAGCTGGCAATCTTGGCATAGAGCGAGAGGCTTGTCATCAGGAAGTGCAAGCGAGCGTAGGAAAGTTGGCACAGGTTTGGAGAATGGTGATTAG
- the LOC103711161 gene encoding receptor-like serine/threonine-protein kinase ALE2 isoform X6: MPVAVPPTDSSSNLYPVNYSHPKGPTISPTSITSRAGPTISPTSITSPANRGNRYDRPVAAPSTESSSHLSPVNHSLPKVSTISPTSITSPGTPQNGHGMPVAAPPKEFSRHLSPVNYSHPKRPAVSPAPTTPPANYGRYGMPVPVPPKDISSPLSPQNYSHKNGSFPVISPAPHEAGRPSYSIDSPFASHPQPPVQRIFHSTAPAPVVSFRQLTTRQRTGSPASAPSPQSRNPASSNPPAVLPKHNREHHAPLPYIQGPVQSPVLSPLASTSGKPRAPQLQPFHSLPPPPPRHSSPKNHAHPKKPAVSPAPATPPANYGRYGMPVPAPPKDISSPLIPKNYSHTKGSFPVISPAPHEAGRPSYSVHSPFASHPQPPIQRIFRSPAPAPVVSFRQPIGRQRTGSPSSAPPQSRNPASSNPPAVLPKHNREHHAPLPYIQGPVQSPVLSPSTSASGKPRAPQLQPFHSLPPPPPRHSSPIKHAHPKISPAPATPPANYGRYSMPVPAPPKDISSPLSPKNYSHTKGSFPVISPAPHESGRPSYPVHSPFASHPQPPVQRIFHSPAPAPVVSFHQPTARQRTGSPASAPSPQSRNPAPSHSPTVLPKHSREHHAPPPYLQGPSVSQVPFHSAGPIQSPVLSPSASASGKPRASQLQPFHSLPPPPPNQDCTTPLSCPEPFTSSPPGSSCACVMPIRVGLRLSIALFTFFPLVSELAQEIASGVFMKQSQVRIMGANATTEEYDKTIVLIDLVPLGGKFDSTTAFSVYEKFWDKQVFINPSFFGDYDVLYVIYPGLPPSPPMAPGSDNGAYGNDNNRTIHPLAADVRKQKQKQNGTVIAIIVLSAVIALVLCAGAAWVFLLKHRELSHLPIITPQMSLPPFSKASVAGGVPTRPGSRPGSASASFNSSIATCAGSAKTFSLAEMERATSKFNDSRIIGEGGFGRVYEGTLEDTRRVAIKVLKRDDQQGSREFLAEVEMLSRLHHRNLVKLIGICTEEHIRCLVYELVPNGSVESHLYGADKQSAPLDWNARLKIALGAARGLAYLHEDSSPRVIHRDFKASNILLEDDLTPKVSDFGLARTALDEGNGHISTRVMGTFGYVAPEYAMTGHLLVKSDVYSYGVVLLELLTGRKPVDMLRPPGQENLVTWARPLLTSKDGLETIVDPSLGTIPFDRVAKVAAIASMCVQPEVDQRPFMGEVVQALKLVCNEGNEYRGSGSFSQEEISTQDTEERISTVLDLELERVISASDIFSTSARFTRDVSGSFRRYSRSGPLRTSRSWQSWHRARGLSSGSASERRKVGTGLENGD; encoded by the exons ATGCCGGTTGCTGTACCTCCAACAGATTCATCCAGCAATTTATACCCTGTAAACTATTCACATCCAAAAg GGCCTACTATTTCTCCAACATCAATCACTTCTCGTGCAGGGCCTACTATTTCTCCAACATCAATCACTTCTCCAGCCAACCGTGGGAATAGGTATGACAGGCCAGTTGCTGCACCGTCAACAGAATCATCCAGCCATTTGTCCCCTGTAAATCATTCACTCCCcaaag TGTCTACTATTTCTCCTACATCAATTACTTCTCCTGGAACCCCTCAGAATGGGCATGGCATGCCGGTTGCTGCACCTCCAAAGGAATTTTCTAGACATTTGTCCCCTGTAAACTATTCACAtccaaaaa GGCCTGCTGTTTCTCCAGCACCCACCACACCTCCTGCTAACTATGGGAGATATGGCATGCCAGTTCCTGTACCGCCAAAAGATATATCCAGCCCTTTATCCCCCCAAAATTATTCGCACAAAAATG GCTCTTTTCCTGTTATAAGCCCTGCTCCACATGAGGCTGGTAGACCCTCATATTCAATAGATTCTCCTTTCGCTTCACATCCCCAACCTCCAGTGCAAAGAATATTTCACAGCACTGCACCAGCACCTGTAGTTTCATTTCGCCAGCTGACAACTAGGCAAAGAACCGGAAGCCCTGCATCTGCTCCTTCTCCACAATCCCGTAATCCAG CTTCTTCAAATCCTCCAGCAGTACTCCCAAAGCATAATAGAGAGCATCATGCTCCACTACCCTATATCCAAG GGCCTGTCCAATCTCCTGTACTTTCTCCTTTGGCATCTACCTCAGGAAAGCCACGGGCACCACAACTTCAACCTTTCCATTCATTACCACCTCCACCGCCTAGACATTCATCCCCTAAAAACCATGCACATCCAAAAA AGCCTGCTGTTTCTCCAGCACCCGCGACACCTCCTGCCAACTATGGGAGATATGGCATGCCAGTTCCTGCACCACCAAAAGATATATCCAGTCCTTTAATCCCCAAAAATTATTCGCACACAAAAG GCTCTTTTCCTGTTATAAGCCCTGCTCCACATGAGGCTGGTAGACCCTCATATTCAGTACATTCTCCTTTCGCTTCACATCCCCAACCTCCAATACAAAGAATATTTCGCAGCCCTGCACCAGCACCTGTAGTTTCATTTCGCCAGCCGATAGGTAGGCAAAGAACCGGAAGCCCTTCATCTGCTCCTCCACAATCCCGTAATCCAG CTTCTTCAAATCCTCCAGCAGTACTCCCAAAGCATAATCGAGAGCATCATGCTCCACTACCCTATATTCAAG GGCCTGTTCAATCTCCTGTACTTTCTCCTTCGACATCTGCCTCAGGAAAGCCACGAGCACCACAGCTTCAACCTTTCCATTCATTACCACCTCCACCGCCTAGACATTCATCCCCTATAAAGCATGCACATCCAAAAA TTTCTCCAGCACCCGCCACACCTCCTGCCAACTATGGGAGATATAGCATGCCAGTTCCTGCACCACCAAAAGATATATCCAGTCCTTTATCCCCCAAAAATTATTCGCACACAAAAG GCTCTTTTCCTGTTATAAGCCCTGCTCCACATGAGTCTGGTAGACCCTCATATCCAGTACATTCTCCTTTCGCTTCACATCCCCAACCTCCAGTACAAAGAATATTTCACAGCCCTGCACCAGCACCTGTAGTTTCATTTCACCAGCCAACGGCTAGGCAAAGAACTGGAAGCCCTGCATCTGCTCCTTCTCCACAATCCCGTAATCCAG CTCCTTCACATTCTCCAACAGTACTCCCAAAGCATAGTCGAGAGCATCATGCTCCACCACCTTATCTTCAAG gcCCTTCAGTTTCCCAAGTTCCTTTTCATTCAGCAG GGCCTATTCAATCTCCTGTACTTTCTCCTTCTGCGTCTGCCTCTGGAAAGCCAAGGGCATCACAACTTCAACCTTTCCATTCATTACCACCTCCACCACCTAATCAAG ACTGTACAACCCCGTTATCTTGCCCAGAGCCTTTTACAAGTAGCCCTCCAGGATCATCATGTGCTTGTGTGATGCCGATAAGAGTTGGACTTCGTCTAAGCATTGCACTATTCACATTCTTCCCTTTAGTCTCTGAGCTTGCCCAAGAAATTGCATCTGGGGTTTTCATGAAACAAAGTCAGGTCCGCATCATGGGAGCAAATGCTACGACTGAGGAATATGACAAAACTATTGTGCTCATTGACCTGGTGCCTCTCGGAGGCAAATTCGATAGCACTACAGCATTTTCAGTCTATGAGAAGTTCTGGGACAAGCAGGTTTTCATAAACCCCTCATTTTTTGGGGATTATGATGTATTATATGTTATCTATCCAG GGCTTCCTCCATCACCACCTATGGCACCTGGAAGTGATAATGGGGCTTATGGTAATGACAATAATAGGACGATACATCCTCTTGCAGCTGATGTCAGAAAGCAAAAGCAAAAACAAAATGGCACTGTGATAGCTATCATAGTTCTTTCAGCTGTTATAGCATTGGTATTATGTGCTGGAGCGGCATGGGTTTTCTTGTTGAAACATAGAGAACTTTCTCATTTGCCAATAATAACCCCACAGATGTCACTACCTCCATTTTCAAAGGCATCAG TTGCAGGGGGTGTACCTACAAGACCTGGAAGTAGGCCCGGTTCTGCCTCAGCATCCTTCAACTCTAGCATTGCAACATGTGCAGGATCAGCAAAAACATTCAGCCTAGCTGAGATGGAAAGAGCTACAAGCAAATTTAATGATTCAAGAATTATTGGTGAAGGTGGTTTCGGACGCGTGTATGAAGGTACTCTTGAAGATACAAGAAGAGTGGCCATCAAGGTGCTCAAGAGAGATGATCAGCAGGGTAGCCGAGAATTCTTGGCCGAGGTTGAGATGCTGAGCCGCTTGCATCACAGAAACTTGGTAAAGTTGATTGGTATATGCACAGAGGAGCATATCCGCTGTCTGGTCTATGAACTTGTTCCAAATGGTAGCGTGGAATCTCATCTTTATG GAGCAGACAAGCAAAGTGCTCCACTTGATTGGAATGCCAGGCTGAAGATTGCGCTTGGTGCTGCTCGAGGTCTAGCATATCTGCATGAAGATTCAAGCCCTCGTGTCATACATCGTGATTTCAAAGCCAGCAACATCTTGTTGGAAGACGACCTCACTCCCAAAGTGTCTGATTTTGGCCTGGCCAGAACAGCTCTAGATGAGGGAAATGGGCACATTTCAACACGCGTCATGGGAACTTTCGG ttatgtAGCTCCAGAATATGCAATGACGGGGCATCTCCTTGTCAAGAGCGATGTTTACAGCTATGGTGTTGTCCTCCTCGAGCTCCTAACAGGAAGGAAGCCAGTGGACATGCTGCGACCTCCAGGGCAAGAAAATTTAGTGACATGGGCTCGTCCACTTCTTACTAGTAAGGATGGATTGGAGACTATCGTAGATCCATCTCTTGGCACCATTCCATTTGATAGAGTCGCAAAGGTAGCAGCCATTGCTTCAATGTGCGTTCAGCCTGAAGTAGATCAGCGTCCATTTATGGGCGAGGTAGTTCAAGCCTTAAAATTGGTCTGCAATGAGGGCAATGAATATAGAGGATCAGGAAGCTTCAGCCAGGAGGAGATATCTACACAGGATACAGAAGAAAGGATCAGTACAGTGTTGGATCTGGAGCTGGAGAGGGTGATATCAGCATCCGATATATTCAGTACTTCAGCGAGGTTTACAAGGGATGTTTCTGGATCTTTCCGGAGGTATTCAAGGTCGGGCCCTCTTAGAACAAGTAGAAGCTGGCAATCTTGGCATAGAGCGAGAGGCTTGTCATCAGGAAGTGCAAGCGAGCGTAGGAAAGTTGGCACAGGTTTGGAGAATGGTGATTAG